The window GCACTAGCTGGAGCTGGATTCGCTTTCATCGTTATTACGTTGTTATTAGCGTTAATGTGCCATCGATTGTACAAACATCGTTTAGCCGCAGGTTATGGACCAACGGCAACAAATGATAACCATCGACAAGTGAATATCGATCTCGATAAGCTACCTAGCAACATGGCCTATCATAGTACAGGAGCTCAACTGAATCCACTGTTAGAGAAACTTGAATTTCCACggaataatatcatttatatacgGGATCTGGGTCAGGGCGCGTTTGGACGAGTTTTCCAAGCAAAAGCACCTGGATTAATAGCTGGTGAAGAATTCACTCTAGTTGCGGTGAAAATGTTAAAAGATGAAGCGTCCCAAGACTTGCAAGTTGACTTTGAACGTGAAGCCTGTCTATTAGCTGAATTCGATCATCCTAATATTGTTAAGTTGCTAGGCGTGTGTGCCGTGGGACGTCCCATGTGTTTGTTGTTCGAGTACATGGGTCGTGGTGATTTGAATGAGTTCTTAAGGACTTGTTCGCCAAATAATTACGTATTACGTGCTGGAGGGATGGTGCTAAACGATGGCTCAGATGTGTGGCGTGATGTTCGATTGACACATCGCGATCAATTGAGTGTTGCTCAACAAGTGGCTGCTGGAATGGTTTACTTATCAGATCGAAAATTTGTTCATAGGGATTTGGCAACCAGAAATTGTTTGATTGATGACAACATGATTGTTAAAATTGCTGATTTTGGATTatcccaaaaaatttatttacaggtAAATTACAGCTCTTTTTCATTTCTTCTTCCAGCAAAATCCGAATATTTAGAAGAATCAGAAGAATCGATTAATGTAATAGAAAGTTGTGTTCTTGATTCTTGAGCCGAGTTCAAACGCTGGCCTCCGGTATTGGAATTCACTGCTCTGCCACTAGGCCACTGTACCTCTGtcgaaatattataaatatagctAGAAATATTAggatattttaagtaaatttttttgttttttaggatTACTATAAAGGAGATGAACAGGATGCGATACCAGTTCGTTGGATGCCCTTGGAAAGTATTTTATACAACAAGTATACAATCGAATCAGACGTTTGGGCTTTTGCCGTATGTTTATGGGAGATATTCTCATTTGCACTTCAACCATACTATGGGATGACGCACGAAGAGGTTGTGAAGTTCGTGAAGGAAGGCAACATGTTAGCGTGTCCAGACAACACACCATCATCCGTCTACAAGTTAATGCAAAGATGTTGGGCGCACAAACCATCTGATCGTCCCAGTTTCCGTACAATTTACGCTACACTCGAAGAAATTATAGATGATTTAGAGAGGACTACATAGCATCCGGCCATTTCCACGAGCATTGGTCTCAGTGGAATTGGCCTTGGTGTGCGAATTAGTGCCAGTGTTAGTTCTAGTGGACATGATTCTACTAGTTTGTATTCAGTGGTTGACGTGCCCGGTATTAAATAGATACATACTTCAATCTTCAACCTTCAACCTTTAACCTTACTGTTTACGTGTGCAATCCTCAATGAAGTGTTGTGCTTCAAGTGTGGTTCAAGTGTCAATTTAACTAACTGTGCACGCTCGTCCTCGtccaaaaataaactatttactATTGGTTCGTGGGGCGAGGCACGGCCAACATGCATTTATATTGAATTGGATTGAATTGGATTCATGATGAATCTCACAATGTGATATGAATTAGTTACTCAGTCAGTACCAAccagtaattattataaagcaGGGAAAAGCTCATTATTTAGCTCTTAAAGAAAGATTAAGCGAATGAAAATAAGATATCTCGTACGTGCAAATGAAATCGGTTATTTTTAGCATTCCAGTACGAATTATTCCTTCGTAGCGATGTGGAGCTAGTGCTAATTCATACTGACTGGACTAAACTGGACTGGGCTATATTCAATTCACAATAGAACGCTTTGAGAATACTAAAGTTCACAACTTTTATCTAAAGAAAATTtgccaaatattttttaaaaatcgattttacgttatttattttttatttatattttaaaagtaattttttttattgtgatttttacaAATACGTTTTTATGTTCTCTTAAAATGTGGCTGTGGGTGTCTTGCTTTGACTCTGACTCTGACTTTGACTCGGATTCGTTTATTTAAGCGTAATTAAAATGTAgcgacatatttttttaaactaattgctttttaatcaaatattaaattagttatttatgaAAATCTCTAGTCAGCAGATACAGGTagatacataacattttttttaaacttcaagTGCGGATCCAGCCCTCAAAAAAGGTGATGGACACGGCACAGCATTCTAAAATCGGCCAAATGCGAATCGGAGTATGAACTCGCTCTTGATCGGTATAGTGCATTCCTACAAaagaaatgtttacaaaatatttgacgccctgaccaagattttgtacctacagtgtatttgtaaattaatgaatctgtaaaatgttaatttgttCGCTCACaaactactgaaccaattttgatgaaatttttacaactttacaTTAAATCATTTTAGTTATTACTGCTGATTTCAAAAGAACAACTAACATTTGTATTTGATTAGTCTAGAGAGTTAAGTTGAGGAGCAAAAGACAGACTTAAGCACATATCCGAGCCGAAGATGATATTTTTGACGAAAGCTTTTTGGATTTTTCCATACAAATGAAACACATATCCATATccataactataaaataattagagCAAAGTGCTTATGCTTATTTGACGAAGCGAGTTCAAGCGACCAAACgccactattttattttactcgctaattaatacttttattttttaaaccattaaaattcatcaaaaatattttacttaaactaAATTCAGTATAGTCTAGTCTCGCATAGTCGATGTATGCGAATTGGTACCTAAGAGTAATAAGAGACATATTTAAGGGATCTATCGGTTACAACAACTCATCCAACAAGAAAATCGACACgttgatatttttgatgaattttcaaTCGTTAAATTTCCATTGTTTTTGAAAGACAGATCTGTCAttccatttatataaaaactatgtACACAGCGCTTACTTTAACTTTCGATTTTAAGTATCCCAAAATCTAAAAATCTACAAAGTCATGAGACAACTACTACGCAATATTAcatcaaatatgtaatttgtattgcataaaaaattacaaaatgggaatggatatgaaatttgattattatataatttttcatttatatatttttattattatatgaattttgatGTCTTTACGAAGAAAATGACCGTCGCTGAATTTGCAGAACCCCTTTATCGACCTTTTCCTGCTGAGTTCGCCCTGTaacgaattattttgtaaacaatttgttgtatattttttttttctgaaaataatatGCAGATAATCAGATACTAAGATATTTAAAATCGAAAGCTAAAATGAAGACACCCTATatacattgatatatatttttggacATAGTTCgtaagtgattaaaaaaatatctcaagaaatcaaaatgttactaaaaaaatatttttaaataaaaacgttagtagtgtaatataaaaattcaaaaaaaaataaatttttgcttccaggttattgcaaataaaaacaagaaaataaaaagctattatattaatagttaaaaatttaaataaaaaaattgttaccagtttaaaaaagaaaaatgcttTGTAATCACTTAACAGGATTATGATGcgaatagaccttttcattttaaaaagtgattatcttttgtttcggacagtttgttagaaaactaatgtgataaaatgtataacaaatatattgtatctttgtccaacttataaTGTACTGACTGTacgaaacaaaaatgaattgtacttgaaatgaaaaggtctattgatattcactttgattgattttataaatgacTAGGATTGTCCTCACCTTACTAAACGGATATGCTAATCTTCTATATGTAAACGAGCAATTCGTCGCAATGTcattttatccgtgttttcagagAGTGGGGAGAAGGAGTGGGAGGATATGTTAGAATAAATATCAATCAATTTGTATATCGATTAAATCGATTTGAAAAGTCAGATTGAATAATTGAAgacattgttaaaaaaattaggttttagaaattctgtaaaatatttatctctTAAATCAGATGATTGTAGTGTACTGCGCATGGTCAATTACATCTAAAACTTAACAAATTGcaaaagaaaatcgtaaaaacattcgttaaaagtttgaaaaatgtagagatcaatttttaaacatctTCCTATATATGGATTCGatcgaaaattgataaaagGAAAATTAGTTTTACACTCGATTTCAGAGTATTTTGAGACTCTGGAATAGTTATTTCGAAATAGACAGGGAATTTTTCCTGGAAACAGATAGGGAAAAAGTGagttaatttcataaaaatcacaCAATCCAGAACTTCGACTCAATTTGGTTTTCGAGTAAAATGAATGGTTCCAAACcaagttaaaaaatacaatgtttTGCAAATTGTTTTGGGTCGGATTGTTAGATCGTTGGATGTTATTGACAAAGCCagtaaactatatttatttttcaaaaaaagaaaagcgtaacgtatttatttaaagtaaatttttcgttGCTATTAGAATGATAAGtgtaaatgtttttgatttCGATACGTTATACGTtggtaatgataaataaattgttgaagTTGAATTGCGCGCGCAAATGATGTCATTTAATTTTCAGTTGAGTATATaaacaattgtaaatttaaaaaacgcacAAAATCAGATCATCcatcatttaaatgaaattaaaatttttaatagattttatacattcattatttataactCAACTCTATAGCTGGTAGCTCTAACTTATAAgccaattttgacccaaaaaattaaaaaatgggtttcatttaacgattgggcggcTACTTTCTCATAAAAACAATATCTTGAATCAAATTCTGgaattatcttgaaaattgttggtccaatcgttaaatgaacctgatttttgaattttttgggtcaaaattactttatatactgagtttcatcgaaatcggaaacaaaaaatttggctcgattttttgaaatttttctaaggggtaccccttaaaaaaaatcgaaaaaatcgtgaaaaaatttttgtttcggaattcgatcaaactcagtttataaggtcattttgacctgaaaaattcaaaaatcgggttcatttaacgattgagcgattagtttttgagaaaaacaataTCTTGActcaatttttggaattatcttGAATaatattcgcccaatcgttaaatgatcgcgatttttgaattttttgggtcaaaattactttatatactgagtttcatcgaaatcggaaacaaaaaatttggctcgattttttgaaatttttctaaggggtaccccttaaaaaaaatcgaaaaaatcgtgaaaaaatttttgtttcggaattcgatcaaactcagtttataaggtcattttgacctgaaaaattcaaaaatcgggttcatttaacgattgagcgattagtttttgagaaaaacaataTCTTGActcaatttttggaattatcttgaaaaatattcgcccaatcgttaaatgaacgcgatttttgaattttttgggtcaaaattaccttatatactgagtttcatcgaaatcggaaacaaaaaatttggctcgattttttgaaatttttctaaggggtaccccttagaaaatatcgaaaaaatcgtgaaaattttttttttcggaatttgatCAAACTCGGTTTATAAGATCATTTTGacctgaaaaattcaaaaatcgggtgcatttaacGATTGAGCGGTTAGGTTACAATACCTAAATAGGTATTGTGCCTCGGACGCAAGTTAAGCTCGCAACGCCACTGATTAGTGAATGTATAAAGCTtactaaaattcaatttaatttgtttgtaaataaaataaaaagatgtaAAAGGTTTTGttcaacatttaaataaataaattgtaaaattaattgtaaagtaaagtaaaagtAAGTAATGCGTGTCGTGCGAATGTAATCGTCAATTTTTATATTCCGTGTATATTTGTAAGTGTTTGGTCTGGTGTGGCCTCTATCTATGGCCTGGCCTAAATCAACTATAAATTATGTACTGTACCGATACGTCAACGTGTATCATACAAATTAcactatttttcatataaattgaacAATCAATACAACATCAActatttgaatgaaatactGGCTGTGCCAATCAAATTATTGTGGTCCATTGTCTAATGTCCAATACGTGTTCAGTTCAACGCACCCCAAAACATTCCTAATCGTTACAGTTGCTGTATTTGGGCATATAATTTTCCAATAGCTATTTTCACTTCATCTGCATCGATTATGTGATGCCAAAAAATATgcggaataaaaaataatccatgTTATTGAGaagcaaaaaatatatgtttaactatatgttttattctaacgccccaatttccaaaattttcctaaataaaaatgttgtaggttgcactgaaatgaagccactcacgaatcTTCGTGAGTGCGTTAGTCACTAATTCATACCCCCCCCCCTCTGTACTGTAAactatcatattttatatgatcaTGTGAGTTACGTTTTTTTGgcacactctgtatataaatatatttaattcattttgtacATAGAAgtgaaattcatttttaagaaaaccattttgtaaataaaagtaaagtaGAAGGAACAGGAGTGGATTGACTTGACGTCTTGACGgttcaattaatatgaaataaactaTATATACGTATTACGTTACGTTATGTCACATTATGTTACGTTACGTATTACGTAGGTTAGGTAAAGTTTAAAAAGcgtacaaaaacaaatgaaattgttGATGAGATTCAAAAAGccttacaaattatgaaaataaacaaaaaaacaattgatgtaggtatccataaaaaaaaaagtttaaatatctaataatgccaatattttttcaaaataattattaccagTATTTATATTGCccaatttgtattaatttttgtaaaattttaattgaaaaatataagaaaaacttACATTTGATGTTccaaaatttactatttactttatttataattagtagcTACCTAGCCTACTCTCCTGCTCTCTCTGGTTACCCCACACATCCTTTTTTTGCTCATAATTTCATAGGTTTTCTTCTGCGGAACCGCACCCCCACCCCCCATGGAtggtaattaataaaacaaaatgtataaacgattaaaaatatttatttaacaaaggtTTATACTGGATTCCCACAAAACACAGATTTGTACAACTTTTATTGCTACGTTCATACTTTTGTCGCAAAACGTATCGCATCAATTGTTGCGTTCTCTGCGAATCCAgaattttattcaacaattgtaaaatagaaaaaaatacatatattaatataaaaaacattgtttatacAATTTCAGTCTTTTTAGCATTCTATTGTCATGATGGGGTTTTGGGctatttattttggtttaacGACCAGATAAGGAGCGCATCAAGATTGAAAGCGACATCGGTATCGGCACTCGGTAATACAACAGGAACGGTATACGAAGATAcaataggaacatagttccaaccggGTGTTCCACGACTcatctcgttttttttttattcgtctccgTTTGTaaacttgtttataataattttttttttaataaataggttAAGTTTAAGTTTCAAATTAAGGTTAAGTTTCACTTAAGTAGTTTTAGCTTAACTAAAGTATTAAATACGTTttcttaaatatcaaaatttttaaaaatatatctatctatctaatttaaaataaaggctgtacaaaattgtcaaattttttatggaatgccctgaatatgaaacaaataataaaaaaatatcttgattTATTGAAATCTGGAGAAAATGGCAGCCTGTCATcaaatgatgatgatgaaatttaacttaattaacAGTTAATAAAGGTTAAGTAACTGTTGATGCTAGAatctgaataataaaataaaagctccatccaatttttaataaaataagtacaagttagaaaaataaaattaagattgaGGTTATGCAAAAAAATCAACGAGCCGTTGAAATggaaaacttttgtaaaatttatttgaatttcttgTAATTTGGTGGATTATGAAACTGAAAGAAAacgaatgaaataattaataaaattttgaattgagtATTGttattcgccatgggaactgatgCTAGCGCTATCtagtggtagaaaataaaagctgtctatgacaagtcaaatttatgcatggttatgattgaattgtttatttatattttaataatgagtgaaataaaaaaaaataaattaatttatttaacttttgacACGTTCGTACTCTtattttctaccaccagacagcgctagaatcagttcccatggcgaattGGACTTGGACTACTTACGAATGGCACAAATTCATTTGATTTCATTTCCATTCATCAATTTGttccatttaaattaaaagaaaatgatttgatttgattattatttacttaagaGCGCATGTTAGTTCCAAACATGCGATTCGATCCATTCAATGTATGAAGAAACTCTTGTGTAAACTCCTGGTGAATTGACCAACGCGCAGGCTTTACCAAACGATGTTACACCTATCACATAGAATAAACAGtggtttttttgatttgatacaacAATTGGACCTCCAGAATCaccctaaaaatacaaaaacatccTTTAGCTTAATCCGATTTTAAGAGTGCCTCCTACCCGAAGACGTCTCGTCTTCGGGTGATAGGTCGTTCTCAAAGAAGGCACAGAAACCTCTTGGTCTATGTGCTAGGAAC is drawn from Chrysoperla carnea chromosome X, inChrCarn1.1, whole genome shotgun sequence and contains these coding sequences:
- the LOC123302617 gene encoding tyrosine-protein kinase transmembrane receptor Ror2 — translated: MKMSRFKMFSVCLFYLFLIQNIIATDTATSQFENAMDLNQTSGYCSPYMGKVCRNYVNSVRFVWFNLTKDTTGGWLNEQITAGLWTELIETLKEPCRSAAEKLLCTYAFPHCIIKEGGYSRALPLCYEDCIAVKQQFCANEWAVIEDNKQRGIFFKSRGHFQLPDCDSLPRFNPNSSVSTCSHAKLTEMKLDEVTEDCVRDRGRFYQGKVNVTKYKLPCQKWDSQEPHSHDRPPAVFPEVQNAENYCRNAGGEEPVPWCYTMDPNVRWQHCDIPLCDNITSADSTGTEFRDIVHMETLFTPAFVMALAGAGFAFIVITLLLALMCHRLYKHRLAAGYGPTATNDNHRQVNIDLDKLPSNMAYHSTGAQLNPLLEKLEFPRNNIIYIRDLGQGAFGRVFQAKAPGLIAGEEFTLVAVKMLKDEASQDLQVDFEREACLLAEFDHPNIVKLLGVCAVGRPMCLLFEYMGRGDLNEFLRTCSPNNYVLRAGGMVLNDGSDVWRDVRLTHRDQLSVAQQVAAGMVYLSDRKFVHRDLATRNCLIDDNMIVKIADFGLSQKIYLQDYYKGDEQDAIPVRWMPLESILYNKYTIESDVWAFAVCLWEIFSFALQPYYGMTHEEVVKFVKEGNMLACPDNTPSSVYKLMQRCWAHKPSDRPSFRTIYATLEEIIDDLERTT